The genome window GTCTCGGTGCTCCTGGCGATGGTGTTCGACATGCAGGAGAACGAGGAGTTGGAGGTGCGCCGAGAGTGAGAGTCGCCGTCACCGTCCAACACCCGGGCCACGTCCACTTCTTCAAGCACGCCATCGAGGAGCTGGAGGCGCGGGGTCACGAGGTCCACGTCTTCGCCCGCGAGAAGGAGATGGCCGTCCGCCTGCTCGAACTCTACGGCATCGAACACGAGGTGCTGGCCGGCGAGTCCAACGGACTGGCCTCGTTAGCGGCGGTGCAGGCGACGTACGAACTCCGGTTGCTCCGACGTGCACGCGAGCTGAACCCCGACGTCATCACCGCCATCGGCGGCGTCGCCGCCGCCCACGTCGCGCCGCTCGTCGGCGCTCGGAGCGTCGTCTTCTACGACACCGAACACGCGACCATCATCAAGAAGCTGGCGTACCCGTTCGCCCACACCGTCTGCACGCCGTCGTGCTACGTCGGCGACATCGGCTCCAAGCAGGTGCGGTACTCGGGCTACCACGAACTCGCGTATCTCCACCCCGACCGGTTCACGCCGGATCCGACGGTGCTCGACGACCTCGGCCTCGACGAGGACGAGTCGTTCGTCGTCACCCGGTTCAACGACTGGGGGTCGTCGCACGACATGGGTCAGAGCGGCTTCGACGACGTCGGCGAGGTCGTCGAGCGACTATCCGAGACGGGCGCGAAAGTGTTCGTCACGGCGGAGATGGAACTCGACGAGGATATCGAGGGCCACCGCCTCGACCTCTCGCCCGAGC of Haloprofundus halophilus contains these proteins:
- a CDS encoding DUF354 domain-containing protein, giving the protein MRVAVTVQHPGHVHFFKHAIEELEARGHEVHVFAREKEMAVRLLELYGIEHEVLAGESNGLASLAAVQATYELRLLRRARELNPDVITAIGGVAAAHVAPLVGARSVVFYDTEHATIIKKLAYPFAHTVCTPSCYVGDIGSKQVRYSGYHELAYLHPDRFTPDPTVLDDLGLDEDESFVVTRFNDWGSSHDMGQSGFDDVGEVVERLSETGAKVFVTAEMELDEDIEGHRLDLSPERMHDLLYYADCYVGEGATTAAECAMLGTPAVYVNSLSLGYVTELDDEYDLVYSCNGTNRHREALSRAVDVLEGRDADAETWRARRDRLLAERVDVTDVIVDQVESAGGGSRQKLTA